From the Candidatus Bathyarchaeota archaeon A05DMB-5 genome, the window ACTACAGCCAGAGACGCAGAGGATGGCTCTTTCGAAAAACAAGCGGAAAACACGCAAAAAAACTTGAAATTGCCGATGGAAAAACCTTCACTTTCAATCGTACAAATGTTAGATTTTCTGAGCCAGTCCCACATGGACTAGAAAACTCAGAGTTAGGATGGGTTCTAATGACAACAATTAAATGCGACAAGGAGAAATTCATGTTTGCGCCAGACGTTCAAGGTCCAATATCAAACCAGACACTCTCTATAATTCTTAAAGAAAAACCGCAATTGCTGATGATTGGTGGACCGCCATTGTATCTGACTGGTTTTAAAGTTGAAGAAAGCCAAATTGAAACTGGATTGAAGAATCTTAAAAGTATACTCAAAACCGTTCCATGTGTCATACTGGAACATCATATTCTTAGAGATGAAAATTGGCGTGAAAAGACAGGAAATGTTTTTGAAGAAGCGAAGAAAACGGGATGTAAGGTTATGACGGCGGCTGAATTTTTGGGCGAAGAGAACGCCTTCTTAGAAGCCTTCAGAAGGAAGCTTTTCGTTGATAATCCTCCTTCAAAAAAATTTGAAAAATGGATGCGCATAAACGATAAGGAGAAGAAACGCTTCAAGCCTCCAATTTAGTCTTTAACAATTTTTTCCAATTCAGTTAAGTCCTCAAGTAATCGGTTATAGCGAATTCCGTAGAAGGGCGCTGAAATTCCTCTTTTACTTAGCGCATGGTGGAGTTCTTCCATGAGAATCCCAAAATCTTCTACTTTTAAGTCACCTGCCACATTGCAACTTGGACTCCCAGCAACACCCAGCACAAGCTTCAACTTTATCCTGCACTTTTCATATTCTTGAATCTGCTCTGCGATGTCTTCTGCGATTTTCTTGCAATGTTCTCGGAAAGTTGTTGTGAGGTATTGCTCTTTGGTTTTTGGCGGTCTAGACATTCCTGCATAAGTTAGTTCTGGACACGGCAACTGAATAACGCCCAAGTCTTTGCGTATTAAAAAATCTACAATTTCTGTTATTGCGCTTGATCTTTCAGCTAATCCGAAAACTCGTGAGTTTTGATTGAGGATGCAGTGGGCAACCAAAACGATTTTTCCACTTCTATTATCCTTAAACATTTGAAACACTCTCTCTATAATTTATTTCAGAAACACGCTTAATAGT encodes:
- a CDS encoding DUF523 domain-containing protein codes for the protein MFKDNRSGKIVLVAHCILNQNSRVFGLAERSSAITEIVDFLIRKDLGVIQLPCPELTYAGMSRPPKTKEQYLTTTFREHCKKIAEDIAEQIQEYEKCRIKLKLVLGVAGSPSCNVAGDLKVEDFGILMEELHHALSKRGISAPFYGIRYNRLLEDLTELEKIVKD